Proteins found in one Dermochelys coriacea isolate rDerCor1 chromosome 17, rDerCor1.pri.v4, whole genome shotgun sequence genomic segment:
- the POLR2J gene encoding DNA-directed RNA polymerase II subunit RPB11-a codes for MNAPPAFESFLLFEGEKKITINKDTKVPNACLFTINKEDHTLGNIIKSQLLKDPQVLFAGYKVPHPLEHKIIIRVQTTPDYSPQEAFTNAITDLISELSLLEERFRVAIKDKQEGIE; via the exons ATGAACGCGCCGCCCGCCTTCGAGTCCTTCCTGCTCTTCGAGGGGGAGAAGAA gATCACAATTAATAAGGATACAAAAGTACCAAATGCCTGTTTGTTTACAATCAACAAGGAAGACCACACACTTGGAAATATCATCAAATC GCAATTACTGAAAGACCCTCAGGTGTTGTTTGCAGGATACAAGGTCCCACATCCTCtggaacataaaatcatcattcgAGTTCAGACCACTCCTGATTACAGCCCCCAGGAAGCTTTCACCAATGCTATCACAGACCTGATCAGTGAACTCTCCCTTCTGGAGGAGAGATTCAGG GTTGCTATCAAAGATAAACAAGAAGGAATTGAATAG